The Penaeus chinensis breed Huanghai No. 1 chromosome 36, ASM1920278v2, whole genome shotgun sequence genome includes a region encoding these proteins:
- the LOC125044597 gene encoding rRNA N6-adenosine-methyltransferase METTL5-like, translating into MMKLKELESWLQDITGFENPKVKLEQYETPAHIAARMVHTMESSFGDLQGKVVADLGCGCGMLAVGTVMMGASVTFGFDIDSDALQICQENLEELEVPSIELIQTDVKLLGGDQSKFHKFFDTVVLNPPFGTKHNHGSDMEFLKVALDISKTAVYSLHKTATRSHITKKAADWGVKMQVLAQLRYDLPSTYKFHKKKSIDIEVDFIRFSHK; encoded by the exons ATGATGAAACTGAAGGAGCTAGAATCTTGGCTCCAAGACATTACTGGGTTTGAAAATCCAAAGGTAAAACTAGAGCAGTATGAAACACCAGCTCACATTGCTGCACGGATGGTTCATACGATGGAATCTTCATTTGGAGATCTGCAGGGGAAGGTTGTAGCTGATCTGGGATGTGGGTGTGGAATGCTGGCAGTTGGAACAGTCATGATGGGTGCCTCAGTCACTTTTGG CTTTGACATTGATAGTGACGCTCTTCAGATCTGCCAAGAAAATCTAGAGGAATTAGAGGTCCCGTCCATAGAGCTAATACAAACCGATGTCAAGTTATTAGGCGGAGATCAATCAAAATTCCACAAGTTTTTTGACACCGTTGTCTTGAACCCACCCTTTGGCACCAAACACAATCATGGATCAGACATGGAATTTCTCAAAGTGGCTTTAGACATCTCCAAAACAGCAGTGTACAGCCTACATAAGACTGCCACAAGAAGCCACATAACAAAGAAAGCAGCTGACTGGGGTGTTAAGATGCAGGTTTTGGCTCAACTACGTTACGATCTCCCAAGTACCTACAAGTTCCACAAGAAGAAGTCAATTGATATTGAAGTTGATTTTATTAGATTCTCTCATAAATAG
- the LOC125044598 gene encoding 39S ribosomal protein L35, mitochondrial-like — protein sequence MLRSVSQLSAACSRAAFTNGRLVATNMCKSSLPCIRLNSPLLYQANQLHTAHLRNGLITKKISSLFATKPVIPAGVPSLLMPTPATSAAQTRTVVKWSLQKGKRKSVQAVLKRFKRLDWGGRGMWIRPRQGANKKMWKKSQTQRLRAKTHVFCNATQSQMLDKMVCRYWKKTRYYPDDPFRPYLHRDNFRASKSRPKEFF from the exons ATGCTGCGGTCAGTCTCACAGCTGTCTGCAGCATGCAGCAGAGCAGCCTTCACAAATGGCAGATTAGTGGCAACAAACATGTGTAAATCATCTCTGCCCTGCATTAGATTAAATTCACCATTATTGTATCAGGCAAACCAGCTTCACACAGCACACTTGAGAAATGGATTGATTACAAAGAAGATATCAAG TCTTTTTGCCACAAAACCTGTGATACCTGCAGGAGTTCCCAGCCTCCTGATGCCCACCCCAGCCACATCAGCTGCTCAAACACGGACTGTTGTTAAATGGTCGTTGCAGAAAGGCAAGCGCAAGAGTGTGCAAGCCGTTTTGAAGCGTTTTAAAAGACTGGATTG GGGAGGCCGAGGTATGTGGATCAGACCTAGACAGGgagcaaataaaaaaatgtgGAAGAAGTCGCAAACGCAGCGATTGCGAGCAAAAACACATGTATTTTGTAATGCCACACAGTCACAGATGCTCGATAAAATG GTGTGCCGCTATTGGAAGAAAACCCGTTATTATCCTGATGATCCATTTAGGCCGTACCTTCATCGTGACAACTTCAGAGCATCAAAGTCACGACCAAAAGAATTCTTTTAA
- the LOC125044596 gene encoding integrator complex subunit 5-like encodes MVVTGVMEPGSTANVDGGGHAISSTMLLAELDRFLSLALTTTDKRSHSGRRDGISEGEEQTMAETALFLLRNLPPARPAALAFLAHTLSKQVSSHMRGFTSGDSNRKTDAGDDGLSGQLEGLLGELVEATPGVWGPLVSQWAVEQLGRWSVEWANTVVGRGDATLEEVVAGWLSCGPARTLAALTVACVAHDPDTAVAALLDASAASGPALDWLVAHVGCSFPARVISRVLALGLCSFASCHGRPPEHQLASVNKILSHLADRHLPDIRRGLHAILTRTFTGTTDEEVKASVPFLLCLAVTSRSRAVLAALTSGLDTLLMPGDRLGALAKQVGWWVPRFFNTHNQLQEMVVHLILDTGGAAAPSLLRLLLQGAASTPKLPPTVTAAVNSVLQGVVGEICIVTYMRRNSGSGRIHIPFLVGLRGGGLDGSDVGIAVGGRAVSPVAGLVEETLALPGTEAVIGHLKKLITLVVVQQGPATATTTLGHLLHCRTEDSSIGHQQILSAVITALMVHQAHKHTTESPLSTALEAALQLQNGSSAILTALSSLETLLSEGHKERTHIHATLTQALLLNIPHLSELVNHPKVGTAAVQVLCQLPLEKPLPVSHVMSLSHAIVFYFFSNLHEKNVTKKATAVGRCQRVLGQLAHCSLAQNLIIRLLVEGVFRPECAHLFGALNHAKLEIKEVTGEKLINANRQFDTWVKAPQSHTSIFHMGIIGNGKIGQKQPLTPLPVDVVRLHTQLLLNTLSICCAAQAGAEGASTVALLLVELISSDIMFNGFPWPEEYIKFTFERDLAIKKTFEDYPVAWALIDMVARNRVALSYCSVLVRALTAALTAFWNTFPLAAAKQAPEALQATRNLLEVMVTAQFLPGPLKVLPQMVEALAPYEVVCILQDVWMYMRDHTPSPDRWRELPSGYQRIPEPPMAPIYTERIKRIIQCNVDTIGHLMCAMVNADQ; translated from the exons ATGGTCGTGACAGGAGTGATGGAGCCAGGCTCTACAGCAAATGTAGATGGTGGAGGACACGCCATCTCCTCCACCATGTTACTGGCTGAACTAGATCGCTTCCTCAGCCTAGCTCTGACAACCACGGACAAGAGGAGTCATAGTGGAAGGAGAGATGGCATtagtgagggggaggagcagaCCATGGCAGAGACAGCTTTGTTTTTGCTGAGGAACTTACCCCCAGCAAGGCCAGCTGCGTTGGCATTTTTAGCTCACACACTTTCCAAGCAG GTATCATCTCACATGAGAGGATTTACATCAGGCGACAGTAATCGGAAGACAGATGCAGGTGATGATGGACTCTCAGGGCAGCTGGAAGGCCTTCTTGGAGAACTTGTTGAAGCCACACCTGGTGTTTGGGGACCACTGGTTAGTCAGTGGGCAGTAGAACAGTTGGGACGCTGGTCTGTTGAATGGGCAAACACTGTTGTGGGAAGAGGAGATGCTACTTTAGAAGAAGTTGTGGCTGGCTGGTTATCCTGTGGTCCAGCTCGCACATTAGCAGCACTTACTGTGGCATGTGTTGCTCACGACCCAGACACAGCTGTTGCTGCCCTTTTAGATGCTAGTGCTGCAAGTGGTCCCGCACTTGATTGGCTTGTAGCTCATGTAGGATGTTCTTTCCCTGCTAGAGTTATAAGCCGTGTATTGGCTTTAGGTCTTTGTAGTTTTGCTTCCTGTCATGGTCGTCCACCAGAGCATCAGCTAGCTAGTGTTAACAAGATATTAAGTCACTTGGCAGACCGTCATTTACCTGATATTCGCCGTGGGTTACATGCCATATTAACCCGTACCTTTACTGGGACAACAGATGAGGAAGTTAAGGCCTCAGTGCCATTCCTTTTGTGCCTTGCAGTTACTAGCAGATCAAGGGCAGTACTGGCTGCCCTCACATCAGGTCTAGACACACTTCTTATGCCTGGTGACCGTTTGGGGGCCTTGGCAAAGCAGGTTGGCTGGTGGGTACCACGATTCTTCAATACTCACAACCAGTTGCAGGAGATGGTTGTACATCTCATATTGGATACTGGAGGTGCTGCTGCTCCTTCACTTCTACGTCTCCTACTTCAGGGTGCTGCTTCTACTCCCAAATTACCTCCAACTGTAACAGCGGCAGTTAATAGTGTTTTGCAGGGGGTAGTTGGCGAAATATGCATTGTAACTTACATGCGTAGGAATAGTGGTTCTGGTCGCATTCATATACCCTTCCTTGTAGGTCTTCGTGGAGGGGGCTTGGATGGGAGTGATGTAGGTATTGCTGTTGGAGGAAGAGCTGTATCTCCAGTTGCTGGTTTAGTGGAAGAAACTCTTGCATTACCAGGAACAGAAGCTGTAATTGGTCATTTGAAGAAATTAATCACTCTTGTTGTGGTACAGCAAGGACCAGCAACAGCCACTACCACGCTAGGTCATTTGCTACATTGCCGTACAGAAGATTCCTCCATAGGTCATCAGCAAATTTTGTCAGCTGTCATAACAGCTTTAATGGTGCATcaggcacacaaacatacaacagaGTCACCTCTTTCTACAGCTCTGGAAGCAGCATTGCAGCTACAAAATGGATCCTCTGCCATTCTCACAGCTCTGAGCAGTTTGGAGACTCTCTTGAGTGAAGGACACAAAGAAAGAACACACATTCATGCAACACTCACTCAAGCTTTGCTACTGAATATTCCTCATTTATCAGAACTTGTAAATCATCCCAAAGTGGGCACAGCAGCTGTTCAAGTTTTATGTCAGTTACCTCTAGAAAAGCCTTTACCAGTGAGTCATGTTATGTCTTTGAGCCATGctattgttttttactttttcagtAATTTGCACGAAAAAAATGTTACAAAGAAAGCTACTGCTGTTGGAAGATGTCAACGTGTACTGGGCCAGCTAGCCCACTGTTCCCTTGCTCAGAACTTGATCATAAGATTGTTGGTAGAAGGTGTATTCAGGCCAGAGTGTGCCCACCTCTTTGGTGCTTTAAATCATGCAAAGCTTGAGATCAAGGAAGTTACCGGAGAGAAATTGATCAATGCCAACCGGCAGTTTGATACGTGGGTGAAGGCTCCCCAGTCTCATACAAGTATATTCCACATGGGAATTATAGGAAATGGTAAAATTGGTCAGAAACAACCTCTCACACCGTTGCCAGTTGATGTTGTGAGGCTTCATACACAGTTACTCCTCAATACACTCAGCATCTGTTGTGCAGCTCAGGCTGGTGCTGAAGGGGCTTCTACTGTTGCTCTTCTTTTGGTTGAGTTGATATCTTCTGATATAATGTTTAATGGATTTCCATGGCCAGAAGAATACATAAAATTTACTTTCGAAAGAGATCTTGCAATCAAGAAAACATTTGAAGACTACCCAGTAGCATGGGCTCTAATAGACATGGTGGCCAGAAATCGTGTGGCACTAAGTTACTGTTCTGTTCTTGTTCGTGCTCTCACAGCTGCTCTAACAGCTTTCTGGAACACGTTCCCTCTGGCTGCAGCAAAACAAGCTCCAGAAGCACTGCAAGCAACTCGAAACCTATTGGAGGTAATGGTTACAGCTCAGTTCCTACCGGGTCCATTGAAAGTGTTACCTCAGATGGTAGAAGCTTTAGCACCATATGAAGTTGTGTGCATACTCcaggatgtatggatgtatatgcggGACCACACCCCATCTCCTGACAGATGGCGTGAACTGCCATCAGGGTATCAACGTATTCCTGAACCACCCATGGCCCCAATCTATACAGAGCGTATCAAGCGCATCATACAATGCAATGTGGATACCATAGGGCACCTTATGTGTGCTATGGTAAATGCTGACCAATAA